A window of Maniola jurtina chromosome W, ilManJurt1.1, whole genome shotgun sequence contains these coding sequences:
- the LOC123879953 gene encoding ATP synthase subunit delta, mitochondrial-like, producing MSFALRLLRNVSKKIQIRSYAAEAAAPKEGEMALTFAAGNKVFFDKQVVKQVDVPSFSGAFGILPQHVPTLAVLKPGVVTVTENDGKQSKIFLSSGTITVNDDSSVQVLAEEAHPVESLDRAAAQEALNKAQSEFNSAANEQAKAEAAIAVEVAEEIVKAASA from the exons ATGTCTTTCGCACTACGATTGTTGAGGAATGTATCAAAGAAGATCCAAATACGCTCTTATGCTGCCGAAGCTGCTGCACCAAAAGAGGGAGAAATGGCACTTACATTTGCTGCAGGCAACAag GTTTTCTTTGATAAGCAAGTTGTGAAGCAAGTTGATGTACCCTCATTCAGTGGGGCTTTTGGTATTTTGCCCCAGCATGTCCCAACATTAG CTGTTCTGAAACCTGGTGTTGTCACAGTGACTGAAAATGATGGTAAACAGAGCAAGATATTCCTATCCTCAGGCACAATCACTGTAAATGATGATTCCTCAGTACAG GTCCTCGCTGAAGAGGCGCACCCCGTAGAGAGCCTGGACCGCGCGGCGGCGCAGGAGGCACTCAACAAGGCGCAGTCGGAATTCAACTCCGCAGCCAATGAACAG GCCAAAGCCGAGGCTGCGATTGCTGTCGAGGTCGCTGAAGAAATCGTGAAAGCCGCTTCGGCGTAG
- the LOC123879954 gene encoding putative nuclease HARBI1 isoform X2 translates to MTPILHAEPNSPHQRYTDWHCQVRNAVERTNGYLKGSLRCLGIDRVLHYSPEKASEIIYACCIIYNLMKHFGVPLEEDSGNAEQYGDNEPSGVEEPRHLLRFSQAKQEQLIANYFN, encoded by the exons ATGACCCCAATTCTGCATGCAGAACCTAACTCTCCTCATCAGAGGTACACAGATTGGCACTGCCAGGTACGGAATGCAGTGGAGAGGACAAACGGGTATCTCAAGGGTAGCCTAAGATGCCTGGGGATAGACAGAGTTCTGCACTATTCCCCAGAAAAAGCATCTGAAATTATATATGCTTGCTGCATCATTTATAATTTGATGAAGCATTTTGG TGTACCATTGGAGGAAGATTCAGGAAATGCTGAGCAGTACGGAGACAATGAGCCTAGTGGTGTGGAAGAACCTAGGCATCTTCTAAGATTCTCCCAAGCCAAACAGGAACAACTCATCGCCAATTATTTTAACTA A
- the LOC123879954 gene encoding putative nuclease HARBI1 isoform X1, with translation MTPILHAEPNSPHQRYTDWHCQVRNAVERTNGYLKGSLRCLGIDRVLHYSPEKASEIIYACCIIYNLMKHFGVPLEEDSGNAEQYGDNEPSGVEEPRHLLRFSQAKQEQLIANYFN, from the exons ATGACCCCAATTCTGCATGCAGAACCTAACTCTCCTCATCAGAGGTACACAGATTGGCACTGCCAGGTACGGAATGCAGTGGAGAGGACAAACGGGTATCTCAAGGGTAGCCTAAGATGCCTGGGGATAGACAGAGTTCTGCACTATTCCCCAGAAAAAGCATCTGAAATTATATATGCTTGCTGCATCATTTATAATTTGATGAAGCATTTTGG TGTACCATTGGAGGAAGATTCAGGAAATGCTGAGCAGTACGGAGACAATGAGCCTAGTGGTGTGGAAGAACCTAGGCATCTTCTAAGATTCTCCCAAGCCAAACAGGAACAACTCATCGCCAATTATTTTAACTAG